A DNA window from Camelina sativa cultivar DH55 chromosome 13, Cs, whole genome shotgun sequence contains the following coding sequences:
- the LOC104735985 gene encoding DEAD-box ATP-dependent RNA helicase 58, chloroplastic-like, translating to MASQLLFVPHLALIPKASTFHPSLFSTLNPSFFHSTSARRALKSSFDSRIINLKAVADTFSEIESNSATETTDLTLREICQGFVPEHILHRMEEIGFVLPTDIQREALPTLFTGRDCILHAQTGSGKTLTYLLHIFSLINPQRSSVQAVIVVPTRELGMQVTKVARMLAAKSDFDVKGCSVMALLDGGTLRRHKSWLKAEPPAILVATVASLCHMLEKHIFRLDSVRVLVLDEVDFLFYSSKQVGSVRKLLTSFSSCDKRQTVFASASIPQHKHFVHDCIQQKWTKRDVVHVHVSAIMPMPLCLLHRLVMCQKTNKHQVLLALLESDAPESAIIFVGEQSEKSKKAGNEPSTTLLMEFLKTSYNGSLEILLLEGDMNFNSRAASLTEIRQGGGFLLVSTDIAARGIDLPETTHIFNFDLPQTATDYLHRAGRAGRIPFSDKKCIVANLIMSEERFVLQRYENELMFSCEELIL from the exons ATGGCGTCACAGCTTCTCTTTGTTCCTCACCTCGCTCTCATCCCTAAAGCCTCAACCTTTCATCCTTCCCTCTTCTCAACACTAAACCCCAGTTTCTTTCACTCTACTTCCGCAAGGAGAGCTCTCAAATCCTCCTTTGATTCTCGAATTATTAACCTCAAAGCCGTCGCGGACACTTTCTCTGAAATCGAAAGCAACAGTGCCACTGAAACAACTGATTTGACTCTACGTGAAATCTGTCAAGGTTTTGTGCCAGAGCATATTTTGCACAG AATGGAGGAGATTGGGTTTGTGTTACCCACAGACATACAAAGAGAAGCTCTACCTACTTTGTTTACAGGCCGTGACTGCATCCTTCATGCTCAA ACAGGTTCAGGCAAGACATTGACTTACCTGTTACACATATTCTCTCTTATTAATCCTCAACGATCATCTGTGCAAGCTGTAATTGTTGTACCCACTCGAGAGCTCGGTATGCAA GTTACAAAAGTTGCTCGAATGTTGGCTGCAAAATCGGATTTTGATGTGAAAGGATGTTCAGTAATGGCTCTTTTAGATGGAGGTACGCTAAGAAGGCACAAAAGCTGGCTCAAG gctgAGCCACCAGCAATTTTGGTTGCTACGGTAGCAAGTTTGTGTCACATGCTAGAAAAGCACATATTTAGACTTGACTCTGTGAGAGTTCTTGTTTTAGATGAG GTTGATTTCTTATTCTACTCTTCAAAACAAGTTGGTTCTGTGCGGAAGCTTTTGACATCATTTTCTTCATGCGATAAACGTCAGACAGTTTTTGCCAGTGCTTCCATTCCCCAGCATAAACATTTTGTGCATGACTGTATACAGCAAAAGTGGACAAAG AGGGATGTTGTCCATGTTCATGTTAGCGCAATCATGCCCATGCCTTTGTGCCTTCTTCACAGACTCGTT ATGTGTCAGAAGACAAATAAACATCAAGTGCTGCTTGCCTTGTTAGAGTCTGATGCACCTGAATCAGCTATTATATTTGTCGGGGAGCAG tCTGAGAAGTCAAAAAAGGCTGGAAATGAACCATCGACAACTCTACTAATGGAATTCCTTAAAACTTCATACAATGGCTCGCTGGAGATTCTCCTACTAGAAGGGGACATGAATTTCAATTCACGAGCAGCTTCACTAACA GAAATCAGGCAAGGAGGaggttttcttcttgtttctacTGATATTGCAGCAAGAGGGATTGATCTGCCAGAAACAACtcacatcttcaactttgatCTCCCACAAACGGCTACAGATTATCTGCACCGAGCTGGAAGAGCTGGTCGAATACCCTTTTCTGACAAAAAGTGCATCGTTGCCAATCTGATCATGTCGGAGGAAAGATTTGTCTTGCAAAGATACGAAAATGAACTTATGTTCAGCTGCGAGGAACTCATTTTGTAA